A window of the Nocardia sp. NBC_01329 genome harbors these coding sequences:
- a CDS encoding cold-shock protein, with product MPTGKVKWYDVEKGFGFLSQDEGEDVYVRSSALPQGVETLKPGQRVEFGMAAGRRGPQALTLKLVEAPPSVRQNQERNTRKEPVARKHNPDELHGMVEDMITLLEAKVQPDLRKGRYPDRKTAQRISEVVRAVARELDS from the coding sequence GTGCCGACCGGCAAGGTGAAGTGGTACGACGTGGAAAAGGGCTTCGGTTTCCTTTCCCAGGACGAGGGTGAGGACGTCTACGTCCGCTCGTCCGCGCTGCCCCAGGGTGTCGAGACGCTCAAACCCGGCCAGCGGGTCGAATTCGGGATGGCTGCCGGGCGGCGCGGGCCGCAGGCACTGACTTTGAAACTGGTGGAGGCGCCGCCTTCGGTACGGCAGAACCAGGAGCGCAACACCCGCAAGGAGCCGGTCGCGCGCAAGCACAACCCCGACGAACTGCACGGCATGGTCGAGGACATGATCACGTTGCTGGAGGCGAAGGTGCAGCCGGATCTGCGCAAGGGTCGCTACCCGGATCGCAAGACCGCTCAGCGTATCTCGGAGGTCGTGCGCGCGGTGGCGCGGGAACTCGACAGCTGA
- a CDS encoding transglycosylase family protein — MSGRHRKPTNAGRTVAKVAVTGAMISGAGVALAGTASAAPDADWDRLAQCEAGGNWAINTGNGYHGGLQFSQSTWQANGGGDYAPTANQASREQQIDVAENVLASQGWGAWPSCSSSLGLSSGSTPRETPADTPAVQTETETPSTQAAPGTPTQAQAQPQTQTQEVYTAVDRALAAVQAQGVQVPQPALDLFQAVKAGNPQLDSGLLNVFEANKGLLPS, encoded by the coding sequence ATGAGTGGACGCCATCGCAAGCCCACCAATGCCGGTCGCACTGTGGCCAAGGTCGCCGTCACCGGCGCCATGATCAGCGGTGCGGGTGTAGCCCTCGCCGGTACCGCCAGCGCGGCACCCGACGCCGACTGGGATCGACTCGCACAGTGCGAAGCCGGCGGCAACTGGGCCATCAACACCGGTAACGGCTATCACGGCGGACTGCAGTTCTCGCAGAGCACCTGGCAGGCCAACGGCGGCGGAGATTACGCGCCGACCGCGAACCAGGCCAGTCGCGAACAGCAGATCGATGTCGCCGAAAACGTACTCGCCTCGCAGGGCTGGGGCGCCTGGCCTTCCTGCTCGTCGTCGCTGGGCCTGAGCAGCGGCTCGACCCCGCGGGAAACCCCGGCCGATACTCCGGCCGTGCAGACCGAGACCGAAACCCCCAGCACCCAGGCCGCGCCGGGCACCCCGACTCAGGCGCAGGCCCAACCCCAGACTCAGACCCAAGAGGTCTACACCGCCGTGGACCGCGCGCTCGCCGCCGTCCAGGCACAGGGCGTGCAGGTTCCGCAGCCCGCGCTGGATCTGTTCCAGGCCGTCAAGGCCGGCAACCCCCAGCTCGATTCCGGCCTGCTCAACGTCTTCGAAGCGAACAAAGGCCTGCTGCCCTCCTGA
- a CDS encoding DUF3239 domain-containing protein, which yields MRRFRFVVDRRHAHAVNEVVAGRRRVRLAAVPAALGAAAATAYLVWLGHPWSYPLALAGALGTATALWVALWAPRRTGIDRLYAEGELAPAVVAPIRSRGAVLLALVNVARSDTGESRYALVTRKVRQLPGHRLTEGERVPVIAVRGDRTSRSIGERWLPVEAMPIAWGTTDTAVIERACAAITEIEWRLLADNLALAEQVHRSAAKRLLLDPGQLPEGLGA from the coding sequence GTGCGACGCTTCCGATTCGTGGTGGACCGCAGGCACGCCCACGCGGTCAACGAAGTAGTCGCCGGACGCCGCCGGGTGCGGCTCGCCGCGGTCCCCGCCGCTCTCGGTGCCGCGGCCGCCACCGCCTACCTGGTGTGGCTGGGCCATCCCTGGTCCTATCCACTGGCGCTGGCCGGTGCACTGGGCACGGCGACGGCACTGTGGGTGGCGCTGTGGGCACCGCGCCGGACCGGTATCGATCGGCTCTACGCGGAAGGGGAACTGGCGCCGGCGGTGGTCGCGCCGATCCGGTCGCGTGGCGCGGTGCTGCTCGCGCTGGTCAATGTGGCCCGTAGCGATACCGGGGAGTCGCGGTACGCACTGGTCACCCGGAAGGTGCGACAGTTGCCCGGGCATCGGTTGACCGAAGGGGAGCGGGTTCCCGTCATCGCGGTCCGCGGTGATCGCACCAGTCGTTCGATCGGGGAGCGCTGGCTGCCGGTCGAGGCGATGCCGATCGCCTGGGGAACCACCGATACCGCCGTGATCGAGCGGGCCTGCGCGGCGATCACCGAGATCGAATGGCGTTTACTCGCGGACAATCTCGCCCTCGCCGAACAGGTTCACCGCAGCGCGGCCAAACGATTGCTGCTCGATCCGGGCCAGTTGCCGGAGGGGCTCGGCGCCTGA
- a CDS encoding MFS transporter, which translates to MDPPDERGTAGRRTGEPSGTPFSHRDGIPPSETERGSYRQGPPAGHRTPTGPDLAPGLGTRRDPVGFEAGGRRPPPGEDRREPPDRPTPGAAGARYRTEPSGAGGRQKDANDGGYKEPAATEEYPRAEAGAESGTEDRRVPRKLTVTRVAAMRGREITEKGIATFRRAAEADGAGKSGLTALTYATMANFALDAAIAVALANTLFFASATAESKTKVALYLLITIAPFAIIAPLIGPALDRLQRGRRLALASSFAVRAVLAVVLIFSFGSWVLYPLALCMMVLSKSFAVLKSAVTPRVLPPDIDLVRTNSRLTVFGLVGGTLGAGGIAAATAAIAGSTGALVLAAGIAVGGAYLSWKIPRWVEITEGEVPTTLGYHARDTETEAFDPTTGSAIPARKRRQPLGRAVVTGLWGNGSIRVLTGFLTFYIAFVAKATEHRPVQQAAMLGLVGAAAAIGNFAGNATGARLRLGRPSLVVVNCTIGCTAVAVLAVLTNNLFGAAVAALVAAGASALAKVSLDAAIQDDLPPESIASGFGRSETVLQLSWVIGGAGGVLLPTDYWKGFAVVSAVLVGGLVQTVLSYRGFSLLPGLGGRRPLHAEQEVPHYHPPRGEAAR; encoded by the coding sequence ATGGACCCACCGGATGAGCGGGGAACGGCCGGCCGTCGGACCGGCGAGCCGAGCGGCACTCCGTTCTCTCACAGGGACGGAATACCGCCGTCGGAGACCGAGCGCGGAAGTTACCGGCAGGGCCCGCCTGCCGGGCACCGCACCCCCACCGGTCCGGACCTCGCCCCGGGTCTCGGCACGCGGCGGGACCCGGTCGGATTCGAGGCCGGCGGTCGGCGCCCACCTCCCGGTGAGGACCGCCGTGAGCCCCCGGACCGGCCGACTCCGGGCGCCGCCGGCGCGCGGTATCGAACCGAACCGAGTGGCGCGGGCGGCCGGCAGAAGGATGCGAACGACGGCGGTTACAAAGAGCCGGCGGCGACCGAGGAGTACCCGCGCGCCGAAGCCGGTGCGGAATCCGGCACCGAGGACCGCCGCGTCCCCCGCAAACTCACTGTCACGCGGGTCGCGGCGATGCGCGGGCGGGAGATCACCGAAAAAGGTATCGCCACTTTCCGGCGGGCGGCCGAAGCCGACGGTGCGGGCAAATCCGGTCTGACAGCGCTCACTTACGCCACCATGGCGAACTTCGCCCTGGACGCCGCGATAGCGGTCGCCCTGGCCAATACGCTGTTCTTCGCCAGCGCGACCGCGGAGAGCAAGACGAAGGTCGCGCTGTATCTGCTGATCACGATCGCGCCGTTCGCGATCATCGCGCCGCTGATCGGCCCCGCCCTGGACCGGCTGCAGCGCGGCCGCCGGTTGGCGCTGGCCAGTTCGTTCGCCGTACGCGCGGTACTGGCGGTGGTGTTGATCTTCAGTTTCGGCAGTTGGGTGCTCTACCCGCTGGCACTGTGCATGATGGTGCTCAGCAAATCGTTCGCGGTGCTCAAGAGCGCGGTCACTCCCAGAGTCCTGCCCCCCGATATCGACCTGGTTCGCACGAACTCTCGCCTCACCGTCTTCGGACTGGTCGGGGGCACGCTCGGCGCCGGAGGGATCGCCGCCGCGACCGCCGCGATCGCCGGCTCGACCGGCGCGCTGGTCCTGGCGGCCGGAATCGCCGTCGGCGGGGCGTATCTGAGCTGGAAGATCCCGCGCTGGGTGGAGATCACCGAAGGCGAGGTCCCGACCACCCTCGGCTACCACGCCCGCGATACGGAAACCGAGGCGTTCGACCCCACCACGGGATCCGCGATACCGGCCCGCAAACGCCGCCAGCCACTCGGCCGCGCGGTGGTCACCGGGCTGTGGGGTAACGGCAGTATTCGCGTGCTCACCGGATTCCTGACCTTCTATATCGCGTTCGTGGCCAAGGCGACCGAACATCGCCCGGTACAGCAGGCAGCGATGCTGGGTCTGGTCGGCGCGGCGGCCGCCATCGGAAATTTCGCGGGCAACGCCACCGGGGCGCGGCTGCGGCTGGGCAGGCCCTCGCTGGTCGTGGTGAACTGCACGATCGGATGCACAGCCGTGGCCGTCTTGGCCGTACTGACGAACAACCTGTTCGGTGCGGCGGTGGCCGCCCTGGTCGCCGCGGGAGCGAGCGCGCTGGCCAAGGTATCCCTCGATGCCGCTATCCAGGACGATCTACCGCCCGAGTCGATCGCCTCCGGGTTCGGTCGCTCCGAAACCGTGTTGCAGCTCAGCTGGGTGATCGGCGGCGCGGGCGGGGTTCTGCTCCCGACCGACTATTGGAAGGGTTTCGCTGTGGTCAGTGCGGTGCTGGTCGGGGGGCTCGTCCAGACTGTGCTGAGCTATCGCGGGTTCAGCCTGCTGCCCGGTCTGGGCGGTCGCCGCCCGCTGCACGCCGAACAAGAGGTTCCGCACTACCATCCCCCACGAGGAGAAGCCGCCCGGTGA
- a CDS encoding DUF2771 domain-containing protein, whose protein sequence is MSTNTIRRTLALALTGILVLVAATAGVVWLLARDAESKDPELTAYAHGTSVTVPPFRYCTVRMEDCRQGETVFLEVPAGDPLQISLPDALVDSPWELLPLYARENGELVEQPSSYRDHPADTRALTVPSRPEPGLELVGVELQVMIIAIDEVGNEFPIPHAVWSIKTA, encoded by the coding sequence GTGAGTACGAACACAATCCGCAGGACCCTCGCGCTGGCCCTGACCGGGATCCTGGTACTGGTGGCCGCCACCGCCGGCGTGGTCTGGCTGCTGGCACGGGACGCCGAATCGAAGGACCCGGAACTCACCGCGTACGCGCACGGCACCAGTGTCACGGTGCCGCCGTTCCGCTACTGCACGGTGCGGATGGAGGACTGCCGGCAGGGCGAAACCGTCTTCTTGGAGGTGCCGGCCGGTGATCCGCTGCAGATCTCCCTGCCCGACGCGCTCGTGGACAGCCCGTGGGAACTGTTGCCGCTGTACGCCCGTGAGAACGGCGAACTCGTCGAGCAGCCGAGCTCCTACCGGGATCATCCGGCGGACACCCGCGCGCTGACCGTCCCGTCGCGGCCCGAACCGGGATTGGAACTGGTCGGAGTGGAGTTGCAGGTGATGATCATCGCGATCGACGAGGTCGGTAACGAATTCCCCATCCCGCACGCGGTGTGGTCGATCAAAACGGCCTGA
- a CDS encoding DNA repair helicase XPB, giving the protein MANGPLIVQSDKTVLLEVDHELADVARQAIAPFAELERAPEHVHTYRVTPLALWNARAAGHDAEQVVDALVGHSRFPVPQPLLVDIVETMARYGRLQLVKHPAHGLTLVSLDRAVLAEVLRHKKIAPMLGERIDDDTVVVHGSERGHIKQQLLKIGWPAEDLAGYVDGEAHPIDLDFQGASWQLRDYQEMAADSFWAGGSGVVVLPCGAGKTMVGAAAMARAKATTLILVTNTVAGRQWRRELLARTSLTEEEIGEYSGERKEVRPVTIATYQVITRKSKGEYKHLELFDSRDWGLVIYDEVHLLPAPVFRMTADLQSRRRLGLTATLVREDGREGDVFSLIGPKRYDAPWKDIEAQGWIAPAECIEVRVTLTDAERMSYATAEPEERYKLCSTAHTKIAVVKSILARHRTAPTLVIGAYLDQLEELGAALDAPVIQGSTKNKEREALFDAFRRGEIPVLVVSKVANFSIDLPEASVAVQVSGTFGSRQEEAQRLGRLLRPKHDGGQAHFYSVVARDTLDADYAAHRQRFLAEQGYAYRITDADDLLGPAIGPGEQ; this is encoded by the coding sequence GTGGCGAACGGGCCGCTGATCGTGCAGAGCGATAAAACAGTCCTGTTGGAGGTCGATCACGAACTCGCGGATGTGGCGCGGCAAGCGATCGCCCCGTTCGCGGAGCTGGAGCGAGCACCCGAACACGTGCACACCTACCGGGTGACACCGCTGGCCCTGTGGAACGCCCGGGCCGCGGGGCACGACGCGGAGCAGGTCGTGGACGCGCTGGTCGGCCACTCCCGTTTCCCGGTACCGCAGCCGTTGCTCGTCGATATCGTCGAGACGATGGCCCGCTACGGGCGGCTGCAACTGGTCAAGCATCCGGCGCACGGACTGACTCTGGTCAGCCTCGATCGCGCGGTGCTGGCCGAGGTGCTGCGGCACAAGAAGATCGCCCCCATGCTCGGCGAACGTATCGACGACGACACGGTGGTCGTGCACGGGTCCGAGCGGGGGCACATCAAACAGCAGCTGCTCAAGATCGGCTGGCCCGCCGAGGACCTGGCCGGGTACGTCGACGGTGAAGCCCACCCGATCGATCTGGACTTCCAGGGCGCGAGCTGGCAGCTGCGCGACTACCAGGAGATGGCCGCCGACTCGTTCTGGGCGGGCGGATCCGGTGTGGTGGTGCTGCCGTGTGGTGCCGGTAAGACGATGGTGGGGGCGGCGGCGATGGCACGCGCCAAGGCCACCACCCTGATCCTGGTGACCAATACCGTCGCCGGTCGGCAGTGGCGGCGGGAACTGCTCGCGCGCACCTCGCTCACCGAGGAGGAGATCGGCGAGTACTCCGGGGAACGCAAGGAGGTCCGCCCGGTCACCATCGCGACCTACCAGGTGATCACCCGCAAATCGAAGGGTGAGTACAAGCATCTCGAATTGTTCGACAGCCGGGACTGGGGCCTGGTGATCTACGACGAGGTGCATCTGCTGCCCGCCCCGGTTTTCCGGATGACGGCCGATCTGCAGTCACGGCGGCGGCTCGGTCTCACTGCCACGCTGGTCCGCGAGGACGGCCGCGAGGGCGATGTGTTCTCGCTGATCGGTCCCAAGCGCTACGACGCGCCGTGGAAGGATATCGAGGCCCAGGGCTGGATCGCCCCGGCCGAATGTATCGAGGTCCGGGTCACGCTGACCGATGCCGAGCGGATGTCCTACGCGACCGCCGAACCCGAGGAACGCTACAAGCTCTGCTCCACCGCCCATACCAAGATCGCCGTGGTGAAATCCATTCTGGCCCGGCACCGCACTGCGCCCACCCTGGTTATCGGCGCTTACCTGGACCAGTTGGAGGAATTGGGCGCCGCCCTGGACGCCCCGGTGATCCAGGGGTCGACGAAGAACAAGGAACGCGAGGCTCTTTTCGACGCTTTCCGCCGTGGCGAGATCCCGGTACTCGTAGTCAGCAAGGTCGCGAATTTCTCCATCGACCTGCCGGAGGCGTCGGTGGCTGTGCAGGTTTCCGGTACCTTCGGGTCGCGCCAGGAAGAAGCCCAGCGGTTGGGCCGGTTGCTGCGTCCGAAACACGACGGCGGTCAGGCCCATTTCTATTCCGTTGTGGCCCGCGACACTCTGGACGCGGATTACGCTGCGCATCGGCAACGTTTTCTCGCCGAACAGGGTTATGCCTATCGGATAACGGATGCCGATGATCTGCTGGGCCCTGCCATAGGACCCGGCGAGCAATAA
- a CDS encoding helicase-associated domain-containing protein, protein MTGQDSFTAWLGARSDAQLVALLERRPDLAVPLPSSMGVLAARAEQRASVLRAADELGTVPFAIVEVLALHTASGGEPLTRTELKRTLRPRAKAATVDAAVTELADRALLWFDGDRIRLVPATAEALPWPLGSGTDPAGGLSEPELTVALADLHPAQRALLDKLAATGPRGRTRDAAPDAPVDRPVPRLLAAGLLRRIDDETVELPPAVGQLLRGEPVTDVYRLTEPEPRTTPHRIAEVDGVGAGEVGELLRHCAAILDVLGQLPAPALRAGGLGVRELRRIAKSAGIDETRAGLLVELLAAAKLIEKGFPDPAPEADADDFWAPTPAADSWLEAPSARRWVPLAHAWLELDRNPWMIGLRDAADKPLAALAHELRAPYAVRDRRIVLETLAEQPPGTDLDPGDLARLLAWRTPRRRRHFRRQVVDNTLDEAAAVGLVGRGALTTAARTLLTNALAAAEAALEAALPDPVDHVLVQADLTVVAPGPLTADLQRRIELVADVESAGAATVYRIGEPTLRRALDAGLTAAELHSLFDRHSRTPVPQTLTYLIDDVARRHGRLRAGMAQSFVRSEDPALLAQVLASPVAETLALRGIAPTVAISQAPLGELFEQLRAAGFAPAGEDASGAIVDLRQRGARVSVRPLARQPYRPSPPTTDQLQLLVTELRAGERAATATSGQAVRSDGTRTSTAAALALLQLAARVRRQVHIGYVDAKGTAIQRVVEPVRVGNGQLDALDPVTGTVRQFTLHRISSVALLE, encoded by the coding sequence ATGACCGGCCAAGACTCGTTCACCGCCTGGCTCGGTGCCCGCTCCGACGCACAGCTGGTGGCTCTGCTCGAACGTCGGCCCGATCTCGCGGTGCCGTTGCCGTCCTCCATGGGAGTACTCGCCGCCCGCGCCGAACAACGTGCCTCGGTCCTGCGCGCGGCCGATGAGCTGGGCACCGTGCCCTTCGCGATCGTGGAAGTTCTGGCACTGCATACCGCAAGCGGCGGTGAGCCACTCACCCGCACCGAACTCAAACGCACGCTGCGTCCTCGAGCCAAGGCGGCGACAGTGGACGCGGCCGTCACCGAACTGGCCGATCGGGCGCTGCTCTGGTTCGACGGCGACCGGATCAGGTTGGTGCCGGCGACCGCGGAAGCGTTGCCGTGGCCCCTGGGGAGCGGAACCGACCCTGCCGGTGGCCTGTCCGAACCGGAACTCACCGTGGCGCTCGCCGATCTCCATCCCGCCCAACGCGCGCTTCTGGACAAACTCGCCGCGACCGGGCCGCGCGGCCGCACCCGCGATGCCGCACCGGACGCGCCGGTGGACCGTCCGGTACCCCGACTGCTGGCCGCGGGGCTGCTGCGCCGGATCGACGACGAGACAGTGGAACTTCCCCCCGCCGTGGGTCAGCTGCTGCGCGGCGAACCGGTTACCGACGTGTACCGACTGACCGAGCCCGAACCGCGGACGACTCCGCACCGGATCGCCGAAGTCGACGGCGTCGGCGCGGGCGAGGTCGGCGAACTGCTCCGGCACTGCGCCGCCATCCTCGACGTACTCGGGCAACTTCCCGCTCCGGCACTGCGGGCGGGCGGGCTGGGAGTACGGGAATTGCGCCGCATCGCCAAATCCGCCGGGATCGACGAAACCCGGGCCGGTCTGCTGGTGGAACTGCTCGCGGCGGCGAAGCTGATCGAGAAAGGTTTCCCCGATCCGGCACCGGAGGCCGACGCCGACGATTTCTGGGCGCCGACCCCCGCCGCGGACTCCTGGCTGGAAGCACCGTCGGCGCGCCGCTGGGTCCCGCTCGCACACGCCTGGCTGGAACTGGACCGGAATCCGTGGATGATCGGCTTGCGCGATGCCGCGGACAAGCCGCTGGCGGCGCTCGCGCACGAACTCCGGGCACCCTACGCCGTGCGGGATCGGCGCATCGTGCTGGAGACACTGGCCGAGCAACCTCCCGGCACCGATCTCGATCCCGGAGACCTCGCCCGCCTGCTGGCATGGCGCACCCCGCGACGCCGCCGGCACTTCCGGCGCCAAGTCGTCGACAACACCCTCGACGAGGCCGCCGCGGTGGGTCTGGTGGGACGCGGTGCGCTCACCACCGCCGCCCGGACCTTGCTGACAAATGCCCTCGCGGCCGCGGAAGCCGCACTGGAGGCCGCGCTCCCCGACCCAGTGGACCATGTCCTGGTCCAGGCCGACCTGACGGTGGTGGCGCCGGGACCGCTCACCGCCGACCTGCAGCGCCGGATCGAACTGGTCGCCGATGTGGAATCGGCCGGGGCCGCCACCGTCTACCGGATCGGGGAGCCCACGCTGCGCCGCGCGCTCGACGCCGGCCTCACCGCTGCTGAGCTGCACAGCCTCTTCGACCGTCACTCCCGAACCCCCGTCCCGCAGACGCTCACCTATCTGATCGACGATGTGGCGCGGCGGCACGGCCGGTTGCGGGCCGGGATGGCGCAGTCGTTCGTGCGCAGTGAGGATCCCGCTCTCCTGGCGCAGGTGCTGGCCTCCCCCGTTGCCGAAACCCTGGCGCTGCGCGGTATCGCGCCGACGGTGGCGATATCGCAGGCGCCGCTGGGCGAGTTGTTCGAGCAATTGCGCGCGGCGGGTTTCGCGCCCGCCGGTGAGGACGCCTCCGGCGCGATCGTGGATCTGCGGCAGCGCGGGGCGCGGGTCAGCGTACGACCGCTGGCCCGGCAGCCGTACCGGCCGTCCCCGCCGACAACTGATCAACTGCAGCTACTGGTCACCGAACTACGTGCCGGCGAGCGGGCCGCCACCGCCACCTCCGGGCAGGCGGTGCGCAGCGACGGCACCCGCACGAGCACCGCCGCCGCGCTGGCGCTGCTCCAACTGGCGGCCCGGGTACGACGGCAGGTACATATCGGCTATGTCGACGCCAAAGGCACCGCGATCCAACGTGTCGTCGAACCGGTGCGCGTCGGCAACGGTCAGCTCGACGCGCTGGACCCGGTCACCGGAACGGTCCGGCAGTTCACCCTGCACCGGATCTCGTCGGTCGCGCTGCTCGAATAG
- a CDS encoding M1 family metallopeptidase has translation MRPTRWLSAAVIALSSPALVPAAAQAPSASLAGSAGLGDSYFPMDGNGGYDVAHYDVTLGYDPADHQLTGSTRIDAAATQPLTSFNLDYSGPPVRTVRVNNVAAGFEWRKPHELVVHPALPLLPGLPFTVTVDYAGTATDTRGEGWTYAPTGGAFATGQPHSASTWYPLNDSPRDKATFTLHTTVPEEWQVMSGGVRVRDEVRDGFRTVSWEQRHPVIGYLTTVAIDRFEFLEQRRANGTPLLSAFAPGAEKLRQYEERLPQVLDFTESLYGPYPFDAGGGIFLAADIPFSLETQTRPTYASWADLNTVVHETAHQWWGDSVSVQNWSDICLNECVASYTADYLWPERTDGVDVDAKYRDTIRKMLAKPKFWEVPLEDPGPEKMFTSVYYRGPLFMHALRKQLGDNVFFDALREFAAVHAYGNASMPEFRAFIQSESPTDLTGFFDAWLRGTTPPPDQYLYPGSLRG, from the coding sequence ATGAGGCCGACCCGCTGGCTGAGCGCCGCGGTGATCGCGTTGTCGAGTCCGGCCCTGGTTCCGGCAGCCGCGCAGGCACCGTCCGCGTCGTTGGCGGGTTCGGCGGGATTGGGCGATTCCTACTTTCCCATGGACGGTAACGGCGGTTACGACGTCGCGCACTACGACGTGACCCTCGGCTACGACCCGGCCGATCACCAGCTCACCGGGTCGACCCGGATCGATGCCGCCGCCACCCAGCCGCTGACATCGTTCAACCTCGATTACAGCGGCCCCCCGGTGCGAACAGTGCGGGTGAACAATGTGGCCGCCGGATTCGAATGGCGGAAACCGCACGAACTGGTCGTGCATCCGGCGCTGCCGTTGCTGCCCGGTCTGCCGTTCACCGTCACCGTCGACTACGCGGGCACGGCCACCGATACTCGCGGCGAGGGCTGGACCTACGCGCCGACCGGCGGCGCATTCGCCACAGGGCAACCGCATTCGGCATCCACCTGGTATCCGCTCAACGATTCCCCGCGGGACAAGGCCACCTTCACCCTGCACACGACCGTTCCGGAGGAATGGCAGGTGATGTCGGGCGGTGTCCGGGTACGCGATGAAGTGCGCGACGGGTTCCGCACGGTGAGCTGGGAACAGCGGCACCCGGTGATCGGTTACCTCACCACTGTCGCCATCGACCGGTTCGAATTCCTGGAACAGCGCCGCGCGAACGGCACCCCGCTGCTGAGCGCTTTCGCGCCGGGTGCCGAGAAGTTGCGGCAGTACGAGGAAAGGCTGCCGCAGGTCCTCGATTTCACCGAAAGTCTGTACGGCCCGTATCCGTTCGATGCCGGCGGTGGGATATTCCTGGCCGCCGATATCCCGTTTTCCTTGGAAACCCAGACCCGGCCCACCTACGCGTCGTGGGCCGATCTGAATACCGTGGTGCACGAGACGGCCCACCAGTGGTGGGGTGATTCGGTGTCGGTGCAGAACTGGTCCGATATCTGTCTCAACGAATGTGTCGCCAGCTATACCGCCGACTATCTCTGGCCGGAGCGGACGGACGGTGTCGATGTGGACGCGAAATACCGTGACACGATTCGGAAGATGCTGGCGAAGCCGAAATTCTGGGAAGTGCCGCTGGAGGATCCCGGGCCGGAAAAGATGTTCACCTCCGTCTACTATCGAGGGCCGCTGTTCATGCATGCATTGCGTAAACAGCTGGGGGACAACGTTTTCTTCGACGCATTGCGAGAATTCGCGGCAGTTCACGCCTACGGCAATGCCTCGATGCCGGAATTCCGCGCATTCATCCAGTCCGAATCGCCGACCGATCTGACGGGTTTCTTCGACGCTTGGCTGCGCGGCACCACCCCGCCACCGGACCAGTACCTCTATCCGGGTTCGCTGCGCGGCTGA
- a CDS encoding glutaminyl-peptide cyclotransferase has product MKRTRRTWVGATLLCLLAAAACRGTDDAVPRLNIEVLATHRHDLGAFTQGLEIDDDVLYESTGMVGFSGIRTTDRATGKELVRVALPPPFFGEGITLAGDTLWQITWKEGVAFARDPRTLAEKHRVNYPGEGWGLCTRDGRLVMSDGSAGLTFRDPVTFAPTGSVALTSHTGARLNELECAEDGSVYANSWPTDEILRIDPETGRVLAVVDAAGLLPATERAQTDVLNGIAQIPGTDHFLITGKYWPTVFEVRFVPA; this is encoded by the coding sequence ATGAAGCGCACTCGGCGTACCTGGGTCGGTGCCACGCTGCTCTGCTTGCTCGCTGCGGCCGCCTGCCGGGGCACCGATGACGCGGTGCCGCGGCTGAATATCGAGGTGCTGGCGACCCACCGGCACGATCTGGGCGCGTTCACCCAGGGCCTGGAAATCGACGACGACGTGCTGTACGAGAGCACCGGGATGGTCGGGTTCTCCGGTATCCGCACCACCGACCGCGCCACCGGCAAGGAACTGGTCCGGGTCGCGCTGCCGCCGCCTTTCTTCGGTGAGGGCATCACGCTGGCCGGCGACACGCTGTGGCAGATCACCTGGAAAGAAGGGGTCGCCTTCGCTCGGGACCCGCGGACGCTGGCCGAGAAGCATCGGGTGAACTACCCGGGTGAGGGCTGGGGTCTGTGTACCCGCGACGGACGACTCGTCATGAGCGACGGCTCGGCCGGGCTGACTTTCCGCGATCCGGTGACTTTCGCACCCACTGGATCGGTGGCGCTGACCAGCCACACCGGCGCTCGGCTGAACGAACTCGAATGCGCCGAGGACGGTTCGGTCTACGCCAACTCCTGGCCCACCGACGAGATTCTCCGGATCGATCCGGAGACCGGGCGTGTCCTGGCCGTCGTCGATGCCGCCGGACTGCTTCCGGCCACCGAACGCGCGCAGACCGACGTGCTCAACGGTATCGCCCAGATCCCGGGCACCGACCATTTCCTGATCACCGGAAAGTACTGGCCCACGGTGTTCGAAGTCCGTTTCGTCCCGGCCTGA